A stretch of Leisingera sp. S132 DNA encodes these proteins:
- the dapF gene encoding diaminopimelate epimerase, with amino-acid sequence MPAMSTSADTNLPFMKMHGLGNDFVVVDARAHDFVITPAMAKGIAHRQFGAGFDQLTVISSGPGDAHLTFYNADGSTSAACGNATRCIARHLILETGKPELHLTTDRGDLYARDAGNGLTSVNMGAPQLDWQDIPLAEEADTLELPIEGGPTATGMGNPHCTFFVEDAEVIPLAEFGPRYEHHPLYPQRTNVQVAQVTGPDRIRMRVWERGVGVTLASGSSSCATAVAAARRGLTGRKVQIDLDGGTLWIDWAEDGVWMTGPTMHVFDGTFTREFLESLA; translated from the coding sequence ATGCCCGCCATGAGCACCTCGGCAGACACAAATCTCCCCTTCATGAAGATGCACGGGCTGGGCAACGACTTCGTCGTCGTCGACGCGCGCGCGCATGACTTCGTCATTACGCCGGCTATGGCCAAGGGAATAGCGCACCGCCAGTTCGGTGCCGGCTTCGACCAGCTGACGGTGATCTCCAGCGGGCCGGGCGACGCGCATCTGACCTTCTACAATGCCGACGGCTCCACCTCCGCGGCCTGCGGCAACGCCACCCGCTGCATTGCCCGCCACCTGATCCTGGAAACCGGCAAGCCGGAGCTGCACCTGACCACCGACCGCGGCGACCTTTACGCCCGCGACGCCGGCAACGGCCTCACCTCCGTCAACATGGGGGCGCCGCAGCTGGACTGGCAGGATATTCCCCTGGCCGAGGAAGCGGACACGCTGGAGCTGCCGATCGAGGGCGGCCCCACGGCCACCGGCATGGGCAATCCGCACTGCACCTTCTTTGTCGAGGACGCAGAGGTCATCCCGCTGGCGGAGTTTGGCCCCCGCTACGAGCACCACCCGCTTTACCCGCAGCGCACCAACGTGCAGGTTGCCCAGGTGACCGGCCCCGACCGCATCCGCATGCGCGTCTGGGAGCGCGGCGTGGGGGTTACACTGGCTTCCGGCTCCTCCTCCTGCGCGACAGCCGTTGCAGCCGCACGGCGCGGGCTGACGGGCCGCAAGGTGCAGATCGACCTGGACGGCGGCACCCTGTGGATCGACTGGGCCGAGGACGGCGTCTGGATGACCGGCCCGACCATGCATGTGTTCGACGGAACCTTCACCCGCGAATTCCTGGAGAGCCTGGCATGA
- the radC gene encoding RadC family protein translates to MAQDPAFEDVSLPLFPGSEEAPAAPLSPGRLPSYIKDHRARLRERFMTGGAAAVPDYELLELVLFRSIPRRDVKPLARQLLDTFGDFNRVVTAPPERLAQVKGIGDAVITDLKVLEAAAHRMARARVMQRQVISSWDALLDYCHTTMAHRETEQFRILFLDRKNVLIADEEQARGTVDHVPVYPREVAKRALELNASALILVHNHPSGDPTPSDSDIGMTDQIQAALTALGITLHDHLIIGKSAELSFRAQGYL, encoded by the coding sequence ATGGCACAGGACCCCGCATTCGAGGACGTCTCCCTGCCGCTGTTTCCCGGCAGCGAGGAGGCCCCTGCGGCCCCGCTCTCCCCCGGCCGTCTGCCCTCCTACATCAAAGATCACCGCGCCCGCCTGAGGGAGCGTTTCATGACCGGAGGCGCTGCGGCGGTGCCCGATTACGAGCTGCTGGAGCTGGTCCTGTTCCGCTCCATCCCGCGCCGCGACGTGAAACCCTTGGCGCGGCAACTGCTTGATACCTTTGGCGATTTCAACCGCGTGGTGACGGCCCCGCCGGAACGGCTGGCGCAAGTGAAGGGCATCGGCGATGCGGTCATCACCGACCTCAAGGTGCTGGAGGCCGCCGCCCACCGCATGGCCCGCGCCCGGGTGATGCAACGCCAGGTGATCTCCAGCTGGGACGCTCTTTTGGATTATTGCCACACCACCATGGCGCACCGCGAAACCGAACAGTTCCGCATCCTGTTCCTGGACCGCAAGAACGTGCTGATCGCCGACGAGGAGCAGGCCCGCGGCACCGTCGACCACGTGCCCGTATATCCCCGCGAGGTCGCCAAACGCGCCCTGGAACTGAACGCCAGCGCCTTGATTCTGGTGCATAATCACCCATCCGGCGACCCCACCCCCTCGGACAGCGATATCGGCATGACCGACCAGATCCAGGCCGCCCTGACGGCGCTGGGAATCACCCTGCACGATCATCTGATCATCGGAAAATCCGCCGAACTCAGCTTCCGCGCCCAGGGCTACCTGTAG
- the mtaB gene encoding tRNA (N(6)-L-threonylcarbamoyladenosine(37)-C(2))-methylthiotransferase MtaB, with product MSVPKFTTLGCRLNAYETEAMKELSQQAGLENAVVVNTCAVTAEAVRKARQEIRRLRRDNPEAPIIVTGCAAQTEPETFAAMEEVTRVIGNTEKMQPETWQQIAKGPDFIGTTEKVQVDDIMSVTETAGHLIDGFGTRSRAYVQVQNGCDHRCTFCIIPYGRGNSRSVPAGVVIDQIKRLVDRGYNEVVLTGVDLTSWGADLPAQPRLGDLVMRILKLVPDLPRLRISSIDSIEADENLMQAIATEPRLMPHLHLSLQHGDDLILKRMARRHLRDDAIAFCEEARRLRPEMTFGADIIAGFPTESDAHFENSLKLVTDCDLTWLHVFPYSKREGTPAAKIPNQVNGTVIKDRAARLRAAGDAQVQRHLAEQIGKTHRILMENPHMGRTEQFTEVAFAIPQEEGQIVTAAITGAAGSQLVA from the coding sequence ATGAGCGTGCCCAAGTTCACCACCCTCGGCTGCCGCCTGAATGCCTATGAGACCGAGGCGATGAAGGAGCTGAGCCAGCAGGCGGGCCTGGAGAACGCCGTGGTGGTGAACACCTGCGCCGTGACCGCCGAGGCCGTGCGAAAGGCGCGCCAGGAAATCCGCCGCTTGCGCCGGGATAACCCGGAGGCGCCAATCATCGTGACCGGCTGCGCGGCCCAGACAGAACCGGAAACCTTTGCCGCTATGGAAGAGGTCACCCGAGTCATCGGCAACACCGAGAAGATGCAGCCCGAAACCTGGCAGCAGATCGCCAAGGGCCCGGATTTCATCGGCACCACGGAAAAGGTCCAGGTTGACGACATCATGTCGGTGACGGAGACCGCAGGCCACCTGATCGACGGTTTCGGCACCCGCTCCCGGGCCTATGTTCAGGTGCAGAACGGCTGCGACCACCGCTGCACCTTCTGCATCATTCCTTATGGCCGCGGCAACTCCCGCTCGGTCCCTGCCGGTGTGGTGATCGACCAGATCAAACGGCTGGTGGACAGAGGCTATAACGAGGTGGTTCTGACCGGCGTGGACCTCACCTCCTGGGGGGCTGACCTGCCCGCACAGCCCCGTCTGGGCGATCTGGTGATGCGGATCCTGAAGCTGGTGCCGGACCTGCCGCGGCTGCGCATTTCCTCGATCGATTCGATCGAGGCGGACGAGAACCTGATGCAGGCGATTGCCACCGAACCGCGGCTGATGCCGCATCTGCACCTGTCGCTGCAGCATGGCGACGACCTGATCCTCAAACGTATGGCTCGCCGCCACCTGCGCGACGACGCCATCGCGTTTTGCGAGGAGGCCCGCCGCCTGCGCCCGGAGATGACCTTCGGCGCCGACATCATCGCTGGTTTTCCGACCGAGTCCGATGCGCATTTCGAGAACTCGCTGAAACTGGTCACCGACTGCGATCTGACCTGGCTGCATGTCTTTCCCTATTCCAAACGCGAAGGCACCCCGGCAGCGAAGATCCCGAACCAGGTGAACGGCACCGTGATCAAGGACCGCGCCGCCCGGCTGCGCGCCGCAGGCGATGCGCAGGTGCAGCGCCACCTGGCGGAGCAGATCGGCAAGACCCACCGCATCCTGATGGAAAACCCGCATATGGGCCGCACCGAGCAGTTCACCGAGGTGGCATTTGCGATCCCTCAGGAAGAAGGCCAGATCGTCACCGCCGCCATTACCGGTGCGGCAGGCAGCCAACTGGTGGCCTGA